AACTACAGCTGGGGAGTTGTTTGTTGAAACAATCCCCAATAATGTTGAGGGAGAGGAGACACTAAACTTGTCCTTCAGGAATCTTGCGAGTttgaaatgaaaagtgaaaaatttAGAAGCAAGATGGAACTCGCAGAAACACCTCAGGTCATTTTGATGGCTTTGGAGATACATTTACTGATCCTAAACAACTGGTGCTCTTTGTCCAAGAAGGAGCAAACCATCAATCGGAGTCCTTACCATGAAAGCCTGTTATTGATCTCGGGATCATGTTGAAGTCTTCTGTGATCAAATTTATTGGACACTATAGGCTATCTAGATGGATGGTGTCCGGTTAGCAATATGCTTCAACATATATCTTTTGGTGGCACAAGACCAACTCTTGGGTGGTCGTTGGCTAGTACTTTAAGATTAAGTTGTTTTTTTATGAGTGGGTTTCATGCCCCCATCGATTTTTAATAGGTCATCTTTAATGATGGGTGCGGATTCAGACTATTAACACCAGCACTTAAGaaggaaatccaagtgaaaagcatTTTTGCTTGGTACTGTGGAGGCTGAGCTTTTGGTGACGTTAAATAATTAGCTACATTTTCCAGCTAGTTGGCTGCAGGTGATGATTATTTAAAGTAATTTGAGTATGTCAACTGGGAACATAGTGGATCGACCTTTGTTGAAGGAATGACTGGCTTGGGTGATGTCAGTTTTCTACCTTTTCTCTTGATTAACATAGTTGGAAGAGGAGCTGGGGGCGTTGTTGATTCACGTTCTGTTTTTAGTTTGTTAAGATTTCTGAAACATGCACTGCTGTGTTTTGAACATTATTTTTTTACTACGAGACCAGGCTATAACATTTTGAAGTTTTCCATGGTAATGAATAGGGTGCTGTAAAAATATAATGAGCTTGTTTATCAGGGGGTCTATTCTGTCAGACAGAGAGCGTTTCAATAAGCTGATTCTGCTTAAGGTATGGAAGCTATGGAATCAAAGTTaaaatacagtggttggaccaatcACCCGTTATAGCAAATTACTAGGTGAAATATTTATGTTGAGGATTATGTTCCCAACGTTCATGGGTTAAACAACTGGTGAACATCAAAGTAATTTAAGGCGACAAACAGGCATAGAATTTTTATATATGTAATGTAAAGTATTTGCATACAATTAACCTAGCCAGTGACTTACAATTTAACAAGGGAGTTGTAACAGTCATGACACTGAAATGTATACTGTTCCTTTTGTGCTGAAATATTCCATGAGGTGATTGATCAAGTCTGATAATATCTTTACAAGGTGGATTATCACTTTTCGAAAAGATTGTGACTTATTTAAAAGGTGTGGGAAAGTTGCGGCTGGAGTTTGTTTTGATGCATAGTTGCTAGACCTAATTTGGTTTAGTTGTACCTTTCCACAGGCAAGACGGAGAAACTTTCAGGGGCTGTGTAATCCTCGATGCACCAGGGAAATCATAAAACCATTATTTGATTTTTATAAGATGATGTGTTTGTGCATGAGAAGCGGCCCTACAATTTCAACATAGTTGGCGTTGATTCATTTGTTGTTCTAAACTTTGCATTTGATGGAGTAATTTGAAACCCATCTTGTTATGCATTATCTGTCTAGTTGGATGATGCTGACAAGATTTCTTTTCTTCGGGATTTTGCATATGTGAGATGCGCGTATTGTTAAGTTCTTGTATGTTTTTAAGTCTGCTTCTTATTAGCAGAGAGAGAGACATTTATTTTAAAAGGTGAGAGTATGGGTGAATAGAAAGAGAGCAACTGACAATCTAAGAAGAAGAAATACACCTCCAGTTAGCTTAGGATGAATGCAGGATCAGGCTAGGGGACTGCCGAAATACAGTACAGGAGTTGCATAGATTCGTTTTTCAATCCTTGCTAGTGAGTACATGTGGACAACTATGGTGCCAAGACAAGTGAGAGATACTGGAGTAAAAGGAAAAGAGGAGAAATAGTGCGGCTGATTGTAGAGAATAATAGGAACATTTTCAAGGTCTGTGGAGAAAttaggggttgggggggaggggagatcaAAGCATATATTTGTAAGCCAAAGTGGATGTATTCCAATTAACATATCCCATACAAAAATAACTTTACTAGCTGAGTTATGTCAACACAGAACTGTGAACCAgctttagagtttagcagacagcTTACTCCGAAACGCAGTACCTGTTCCATCAAACTGAGGTCCATCTTGCAAATGGACCATCAGTATTTCATCTGAGGCCCCAGTTGGCTCTACTGATGGAATAATTCCTCTCATGTCCCAAAGGAGTAGGGGCTGTCGGAAAAAAGGGACTTTACAGTGTCCGCCATATTTAAATGAGAAAACTCTGATGGTTAGGGGGCACTAGTTTTTCTTATTTTCAGAAATGAAACTCCTGCTTggatgtttgtttttgaaaaacaaaaaacttcagAAAAGTTTGATGGACGGCTTTCATGGTTGCTGGTACTGTCCGTCAAAATGTtttctacattgacaggaactgccatgatggCAAGTCTTGTCACTGTATAGAGTTATCTGCTGGACTGGTAGGCAACTCTAAATCTGGCAGGTGAAGGTCTCTCGGGATGGGAGAGGTACTGTCCTCCACCATCACAATGCAGTAAACtctgtccgtcaaactctaaatcaggccttatgtctAAAATCAGGCTAAAGTTTTATGGCAATATTACACTGTCTGCTTTAGAATGTTATGAATTACCTGAATGTAAAGCAAACCTGGCTATTTGATGTCACATACCGATGTTTAAATTATTAGCACAATAAGTCTGGTTAATTTAAGTTGTGGTTAGAAATGCAAGAATCAAGAAAAGAGTACACCATGCTGCTAAAAGCCTGTCTGCCTGCACAGAAAGTATTCTCACATTACCGGCCTTGGGGCATGGCATTTTTTCCCCAAACACAATGACTGATTTAGATTAAATggagtgcttaaattgtaaaagtATGAGTGCCAGCGCCCAAATTACTTCTCAGAAGCCATTGCTACTAAATGTCAGCAAGCCAAATGTTACCCTTTATTCAAcaccatgcctctttaatccattacaaGACACGCCCTGCTCTTTcatctctctcttgcaggttcctgctttctccctttgtgtcgcATGCGTTTGTTTTACCTTCTCTTGCTCTTGGTCAAGGTCTCATGAGAAATAAGCACTGGTCACTAAAAAtcagtgtcggtggactccacCAGCAATCACCGGATCAAATAAGCAATGACTAAATGAAGCTTCTAAGAGTAGCAAATTGGCTTGACCAAAAAAACTGTTTCACTTACCTCTTTAAGACTGATCTTAGCTGTGTAGACCACGTTGGTTCCGTCCCTTTTGAAGTGTGCATGTGGCTTGTCCTTCAGAAGAAACACTATGTCGGCAGGGATGTTGTCTGGTGTGGAATCTCCTTCCTTGGGGAATGTGATTTTGGTTCCTTCTTTCCACCCTCTCTTAATGACAATGTTCAAGATCTTATCCTCAGTCCGCATGGACCGTCCATCTGGGTTGAGCCTGCGCCGTGTGATCTTCATCCGCTTTGTGCAGCCATGGAAGATCTCTTCAAGTGAGACCCTCAACTCATGAACAACGGGGGGATCCTGAACTTTCCGCCGCGAGTTAAGGGGCTCTGGGTGCCTCCGATGAAATCCATTTACCCCAAATCGTCCAAAGGCATTGAATGGATCATCGTCATCCTCATCAATATCCATGTCTTCATGTTCAAATCCATTAGGCATTCGAGTACGGCTGGATCCGAAGAAGATATCAAAAGGGTTGGAACCACCAAAGAAAGAGGCAAATGTAGCATGGGGATCTCCATGGAAAGTGTAGTGGAAAGTGCTGCCTGAGTTGTTGGAGGACCCACCTCCAGTTTTGAGACCTAGTGTACaaagaacattagaaaacatatcagTGGGTTTGTTGCATTCAATTATTTGTTTCTTTCAAAAGTAAATCAATATTTTAATAGATAAATAGCATGGTTCATGGCATAGCTTTTCAAAGTGTGTCTAGACAGAAATCCACAGGCTTTTTAGAGCAGAGTATTACTAAATACGGCCGAGCTGGATGTATGCCTAATAATTTAAATTGCTGCAATATGGTGCTCGATGGTGAAAGTTAGAAGTAAAATGTGTGAAGGAGAAAGGGGTAGATGCAGGAAGAGAGCAATCAATTCCACCTGAGAGAACATGGTAAGCAAACATATTTGAGAAATGATGGCATCTCTTCATATTGCCGTAAGTGGCATTGGTAGGCTCAAACATGGGTCCCACAGCTTGCTCTGCCACAAAGACTCAAGCTGTCCATCTATGATGAACCCAAATACGGCAGAAACATGTCTTAGGCCCTTGAGTTTGCTTTTAGAGAGGATGTGCCCTAGGATCTGCCTCGACTGTCCCTTTGGTGGGAGCCCTGCAAGATTAATTTGTATAAGTTTTATCCGAGTCGCTAATGACACGGTCAGCAAGAAAACAACATACTACAGTCTGCTCTAGAGTAATTACAAGAATTTAAGATTAATTCCCGCATACACAATCTTCATCTTTGGCTCTCTCTCCACATCTCACACGCAACGCTTTTCACGTGTTAGAACAAAGCTGTTGATTATCATCCATTGGGCAAACAAAGTTATAAAAATAAATGGGCAGCATATGCTAAAGTGCACGTGTCCACCTGTCAAGCTACCAGAGAAAGCAAGGGACCAGTGTCTTGGTAATGTAAAGAACCAAATTCCCTTCTGTCAGGCAAGGGACATGGGAGATTCTCAAAGTTCTGAGGTTAGCATAGAAACATTAAGGGTTGTTGAATAAGACTCAGAGATCTAGATCTGAGCGCACAGACTCGGATCCCAAGCCCTGCCACGATGGCTCAAGAGTGTGCTTAAGACAGAAAAACAAATGCAGGATCCTTGGTTATCAGCAGACCACCTGGGTACAACGTATTACTGCACATATTTGCATAATGGATGATTACACTAAATAATTCAGCCTGCAAGGAAGCGGAAGTAGACACAGGTGACATAACAATATGGGAAATTTCCAAATACAATCTACCAATTCTGCCTCCTTGTCAACGAATCTTTCAGACTTCTAGAAAATGTCATGTAGTTCTTAAAGAATTGTTTACAGATTCAAATTTCACACCCATTTAAAGACATTTTAGTGTGCTTTCGGTGCAGTTGGAAATTAACTACTCCCAGGGGCAGCCACCAGGGTACTCCAGAGAATAACATGACAATGTTGTGATTCAATGGAGCTAAATGTCTCTGAATGTGGTAAGATGTAGAACATGTCATGTTGGATTTAGCCATTTATAGTAGTTTTGTGAACTGTGGCCTTGGTTAAGCAACTCAGTGCTGAGATCGCGCTTCATCTAATGCGGTCAAATGCAGTCTTCACTCATTCTCTGCACCTTTTCATTAATTCTGGAAGGAAGCTAGAATGTTAAAGACCTGACCTAAGAAGGCAAATCTCTCATGCATAACGAACAAACAGAAGTAAAGGGAGCAAATGTGTACTatattattttgggtgggggtggaGCATCAGATGTCTCCTAGATCTTTTCTGCACTTAATATGCATTGGGTAAGGCATATTTGCCTTCACAGTCTCCACAATAGAAAGCCTCTGGCAGCCTTTTATCAACAGATTTTACCACTAAACTAAGGCAGAAGGACAAGCTCTGGGCATGTAAATTTGGATCTGCCGATCTTTACTTGGTAGCTTCAGTGATTCAATCAATAACAGTTGGATTAAGAAGCAGTTCTGTACACCAAACCAAATGCATCCCTGCAACGGTGAAGCacaaggaaacaagcattggcagattcATTATGTCTGGCGTTGGTTGGCAACTTtttggttgttttgtttttttatagaatTTGGCTGGGGGAAACTGCTGGgcactcaaaaatatattttaaaaagtgtaagaaaaaatatttttgtagtcTAAGTAGGCCCTGGCAGGACCTTGTGTGCAGATATTCTCCTTTTAAAAGAGCGGAATGCTGTACAGTGAATTTGGTCAATAGCTGAAGCAAGTCACCCAGTGTCCCATGCTTTATGTTGGAGTAGGCGgaacaaaaatgtgaatgacaacatcagaccaatggatgaagaggtctCGCTGAATCCCCTTATAACTATATATAAATGTAACTCTAGTTAAATCAAAAAGGTACTGACGAACATCAGACCTTAAATGGAtgggtgcttaaaaaaaaaaaaaaaaaaaaaaaaagtgtccacaGGAACCCGCTTTGATTTACCTACCCACCAATATCTCCTAGGCATTTCTTCTTACATGCTTCCAGGTCAAAAGCACAACGCCAACCGGCAAAGAGTGCGGAGTGGGCAACATGGCCGCACCTTTACTTCCACCAATGACATGTGTCTCGTGCAATTGAGGCAATGGCTTCACAGGGTGGCCCGTTTGATTTGATGGCACTCAAATTAAACTGACAAAACTCGATAAGGTAGCAACTGATTCTTCGGCCTAAGACCTTACCCAAGGGAACTTAAAAGCATAAGCACTTGTTTTCTGATCTTCCAACAACTGACTCACCAGCCACAAAAGGCCCTTACTGCTCTCGCCTTGGAGTCCAACTTAACACACGTTTGTCTAATATTTCAGATAAAATCACAATGTTAAGCCCGACTACTTGTAGTAGGGAAAAGGCACTGAAAGAAACACATTGATAGACAGTACAGAGCTCTACTGAAATGTACTCCAATCATAGTTGTGCGCCTACCATTTATACATATCTACAGTTTTGAGAATCTATTAAAAGAGAGCTTAATAAAGACAGATCTTAgaagataggcctgttgtaatgaaTTATTGAAAGAGGACACCTTACTGGCGTCGCAGGACAGGGGTCACATAAACAAGTTATTTTCACTGAGCTAAGAATAACCAGCAAACACTCCCTGGCAGAGGGACGCAAAAACAATCCAGGAGGCAGCTCCTCTGGGCCACTGAAAGGCCTTTCCTCACATGAAGCACAGAATGGGACAGCATCTAAACCGTCCTAATAACAGGGCCTCTTTTCTTACCAGTGGCTTTTTTGTTCACTATTTGAAATGCCACTTTATTTCAAGACACCTTTTGATCAGTCTTAGGTGAGTGACCACAGCATTGGTGATATTTATGATTACTTAAACCAGCCTCTAGCATCCTACCACAGTGAGTGGGAtggacccaaacctgagagaaTCGTTATTCTACAGATCCTAGGGTGCACCAGTGCAACTACAACCAAACAGGTAGACTCTATGGGAGTAGGCCAGAGGCTGTGAGGTTTCACCATAGAGGCTAAGGgtccaatttagagtttggtggacagggtactcagtCGTGAACATGACAGAGTACACAGCCCACCAAACTCTAGGGTCTAGCCAACTTGTTTAGAAATTGATGGACCTTAAGTATTTCACTGACAGAGCCCCTCTGGAAACTGTTTCAGGGGCTCAGTCAACATAATACTTTCTTCCATGGCCCAATAGAGTAGATGCCATCAAAGGAAGAACATCACACCACTTGCCCTATTTATGAAGGACGGTGTAATGTATCTTTCCACTGTCTGTCACCACCAAGAAAAGCCTGCGGtaagggacaggaaaaaaacacacacacacaagatcatgTGATAACACTCCCAGTGTATGGTTCGAATTAGGAATTTGTTCCTATCCATGTACAGAGATGACGGCTGGGCCACTAGTTAGCTCTAAATCTGGTGGATAGAATACCATCGGGATGTTGGTTGTAATGTGCCCTGCCATTCCAACAAAAGCTTCTCCATCCGTcacaccctaaatcaggccctaaactaCTATCACTAAGCTCACATTTTCAGTGCCCTATCGTCCAATCAAATTATAGATACCTCAAATCTGTGTAACTGACTGTGTAGTATTTGGGTGCAATTAGAATGAAACAATTGTTCTTTACTTCAATTAAGCAATAGTTGGACACTGAGTTGTTGCATGTATTTCTGAGTTGGTAACCCCACACCACCTCCAGGAGTAAGCCTCAGaatgctctgctttgctaccctaaGAGTTAAGTGCTTCAAAAGGCCTAATTTCTCATCAGTTATTGGATCGAGAGTCGATGAGCTCTAAAACAGTGGCTGAAAACAACCCCAAATTAAATAATTGGAGTACTGGGCCAACAAACTAGTTCCAATGCTGGTTTGTTTACTAATTTACTGGTAAAAATGGAGGTGAAAATACCTTCACCGTTCAAGTTCAGTTTGTGGTGAATGCTTCACTAAATTAGACCTCTTTGTCATAAGACAGACACTTTGGTGCTGAAAACCCCAGAGGAAATTGATTCTACCAGTGGCAGTGGAGAATGGAGAAACCTCCGCCACCAACTTAGGACAAAGGAAATGCATCCTTGAAGCAGGGATACTTCGTCAGCATCAACCATCTAGTCTCTGTACCATGCGGATAAGGGGACGGTTTTCAACAATGTTATGGAAGCTTCATTTAAATTGTGTTGAAACTTGCTACCACTTGCATTTCATTTTGCAAAGTGAACTTAGCCAACATTGTGACTGACTATTCGTCCTAGACTTGGCAAAAGCTATACCACCATTTAGAAAAAGTTGCTGCGGTACCTTCGACCACCTGATCAGGAGGTTCTTATACATCAGGCTTTCACTGTACACAAGACACATCTTCATATACAGATATGTAGCAGAGAGACATCATCACTCAATACATGGAATAGATGGACAAATTAACTAGCACGTGCATGACTTTTGGTCCAAAAGCCTCTATCAATCAAAGTGACATGGAGACACTATTGGATTGGCAGCAGGCTTCCAGCCCTGCCACACCACTGTTCCTAGGCAGCTGGAAACACATCTTTCAGGATAAATATCACAGTTCTCCAAGCAAGGTTCCTCAAATAGTAATGTATTACTCAAGTAAAATGAAAACTTCAAAACTCAACATCTTCGAGTACGGCCTGGGAAGTGCCTCAGTTAAGAGACTCTATCCAAGGCTGCCTGTGCCTCCCCATCAGAGCCACGTTGTCCTGCTGACTCATGGTACAGCTATGCGGCTCACCATTCCTGGATCCCTCACAGAATCAGCCACTATCGACTAATAAGGCCGCGCAGGGGAAGCTTTAGAATAACAGCTCTCAACCCAACCATGCCAACTGGGCCAAAACAGCTGTTACCTAGTTGCAAAACAAGAACCTATTGCTAACATTGGGAGCTGTCTGAattgctgccagtgcagcaaagcgtAGAAGACGGTGTTTGTGCGCGAGAGAGAAGAGAGTAAGAGAGACGGGTTGAAGGTAGCCAGCTCTAAAACAAAATAATTGCATGTATATACATGGACGTCAGTTAAGGGGGGGGCAAGCCTGTTGTGCCACTTCTCCACTGCTGCCATGTCTCAAATAATAGCAGCTGCAAAAACTGAACTTAAACGGCTCTGAgagacacatttgttttttttgtagctTCCATTCCTTGCCCTCCCCCTTTCAGTCCTTCAGCAGCAAATTCTTGGGAGTGATGACCTAAGCATGGGGCAGTGTTGGTCCAGCAAGCAATGCGATTGGCAATAAAAGAGTGAATGGTGCCAATTTTGCAAGTCCAGGGGAACCTTACTGAGGTGACCGGTGCTCTCAATAGTCACTAAACtgtaattttaaaatgtttcatCCATGCACCCCAGATATCGATGTGTTTTCAAAGGagatatacatacatattcactggggaaaaaaacaaaaggttacagggacattataattaggctgacgttttacctatacaaaaccatcgaaattcagcagtcatacttacagttatacttaagataagaaactataactcgtggcctaaagttacttaatggcacaagttatagtttcttcaggtaaatataactataactgctgactttttctggtttgtatgggtaaaatggcaacctaactataacgtccctgtaaacgtaATGTAAAATAATATCCAATTACCACAGTTAATATAACCACCAATGCCTGCGGCCAGCCGTGCGCAGTGGGTTTCGTATGTTAGtgggtgttttttttccatttttttctggtcCACAGATCCTTTGCAAGAATACACTGGGGGCCGCACTAAGCACTGTGGTGGATCTGCAGATTGGCCCAACAAAAATATTTGCGCACTTTTTGCCCATTAGGGGTCCGACCTCTCTGTCTCttctgggagggggggggcaagatttctataTCCTACTCCTTATGttagtttttattcttttttcccTCTCTGGCCCGAtgtgagaaagaaaatggcagctgcagcTACCCTCTCAGGTTCCTAGAtatctattcccccccccccctgttaatAGCTCTGAAGCTACTTAATgggatttacactaaattacaaaaagagatctttctggagcaagacctagctttctgccaaatttggtgtgattctgttcagcggttctggctgtagttATATCTAAAATTAttaagggaaattgcatggggaaaacgcatAGTGGGACTCCCTCTTTTTCTCAAGCCCCGAAactgaaactttctagacagcactTGAAGTGACCAGGACACTACTtttgaaaattgtgtgaagattcatcaaatggcaccaacgttataggcaaaacaaaaaagcatttttgagttggctataactttggcgccgtttgaagaatcttcacaaacttttccaagaaaCGTGTCCTACTGTGTTTTATTGTATGTGGTACATTTCGGGGTGATTCGTCAggggagggctgagaaaaaggaggtggTGGGGTGTCAAAAAAGGTTTTCCAtgtttaattcccatagggattttgaacacaactacagcccgaactgctgggctgaattgcaccatatttggcagaaagctagcttgtggttcagaaagtgtgctttttgtgattaggAGTAcatttgtttagtagttttggaaatactaaaggaaaaagaaatatagatatctgggcagtgcctaagcacagatctcatggtgagatctgatttgctgtcagcatttcaaccagtaagtgctggcagccatcttgggaccaatatacttgACAGCACacaattgaaatgcattgtagtgaatgtttgagagaaaactgttatcATGATTTTCACATAgaagttatggaaggtgctccagaagctaaaataagagcatattttctgtaaattcacaccatgtttctcagccatatgagaatgaagtctgacattctcaataaaacatgaacttccaattggagcagcctatcagttgattcctttgtgttctaaagaacaactagatcactaacagtcttacttatgacaaaagtgtggcacacctggagCAATCCTGGTTGAATCAAACTGGTACAACTTgagacatttaatttagaaaggaacaaaatgagggagttCATTTTGTCAAGGAATTTATAGTTGgtgctgtaaaaagaaaaattaagttctcaaatatcttcccgttgtactttcaacaggagcagcctgtcagtcgaTTCCCCTGTGCTCTACTGCAGCCTGCCCGAGTATTCTAAAGAACCACTAAAGCGCTAAtaatcttacttatgacaaaagtgtggtacacctgaagccatcttgactgaatcaaactggtaaaacttaaaacatttaattcagaATGCAACAAAATGAGGAGTTTCATTTTGTCatcagaaattatggttagtgctacagaagtaaaacaaaatattttttaaaaggacacgttttaagtgagttctcaaatatcttcttctatttcattaaaacattctgacatatagactgaaacatgcactttcaacaccagcagcagattgCCAGTTATCTTCCTGGTGGTCAGCAGttcactacagtgttctaatgagcatcaGAGAGCtaccattctgaatttatgccataagtgtggcacatctgaccgccatcttgatggaactGAAGTGGAAAACTAAAATCTTTTTCTACGGAGGATACTGCAGTATATGAGATTAGGAAGCTtcctaacaaataagtctcccaggaTGGTCACCTGGGAAAAAGGAGCAGAGAtctagcacaaatatcacccaaatgtagctcaaGTATAGCCCAAAGACAGAAGCTGCAAAAcacttcttttttttgttgttttgaagttTTATACAAGGCAGACTTGACcagaaggtactggagtgctttacatgagcttcagttacattacataagaacacattcattttgggctttaggcatggggagattaagtgaagtgcccagattcagaggatgtcgagctgacacagaaactcgaacctggtttccAAGTAGCAaaatctgcagctctggccgtaacaatGCATTTTCTCCCCAAGTTTAACATATAATCAAATGATCCACTGGATAAAAAaccatcaagatagcaaataatttataagtgctttgtcgctatttgagaactcagaaaatatgtcctcattttagttttttactgcactaaccata
The genomic region above belongs to Pleurodeles waltl isolate 20211129_DDA chromosome 1_1, aPleWal1.hap1.20221129, whole genome shotgun sequence and contains:
- the DNAJB5 gene encoding dnaJ homolog subfamily B member 5 isoform X2; this translates as MGKDYYKILGIPNGANEDEIKKAYRKMALKYHPDKNKDSNAEDKFKEIAEAYDVLSDPKKRAVYDQYGEEGLKTGGGSSNNSGSTFHYTFHGDPHATFASFFGGSNPFDIFFGSSRTRMPNGFEHEDMDIDEDDDDPFNAFGRFGVNGFHRRHPEPLNSRRKVQDPPVVHELRVSLEEIFHGCTKRMKITRRRLNPDGRSMRTEDKILNIVIKRGWKEGTKITFPKEGDSTPDNIPADIVFLLKDKPHAHFKRDGTNVVYTAKISLKEALCGCTVNIPTIDGRVIPLPCSDVIKPGTVKRLRGEGMPFPKVPTQRGDLIVEFQVRFPDRIPLQTREILKQHLPSS